Within Triticum dicoccoides isolate Atlit2015 ecotype Zavitan chromosome 1B, WEW_v2.0, whole genome shotgun sequence, the genomic segment GCTTGTCGCTGCTGGCTTTGagctgcgggtaaatgagagaaagAAAGGAAGTTTGACATTTGTACAGGGGAGATGGCCATATTTAGATTCACCTCTGTACAGGGAGATGGCCATGTTTACTTGCTCGTCACACTGTCAGACTAAGGCTAGTCTCCCCTGTgcataaaaatttcagaaaaatgcTCAACCTGCTGAACTTGTAAAATCCATAACAAAATCATTCCAGTTTCTGTTTGGAGTAGTACTGATATGGAGTTGGATGATTTAAATTGTATTGTAGCAACAGAAAACATGAACATACTCAATATTATTGCTTGGAAGTAAAAGATCTTGTACTTTAACAACGCGTCTTCAGATATTGTAAAAATTCTCAAGTTGCATTCTAGGACTCCAAGAAAATGTTGTTGCCAATTTCAGTAGCTTCATTTTCATCTTACTGTACGACATCACATCCATTTCATGCTTTGTAACCAACATGTACTTCCTGAATATTCTTAGCTTTGTTTGACATGGTTAGGAGTTACTTGTTGTTCATGATCATCAGGTAATGACATTAACTTGGATTAATTAATATGGAGACAAATAAGTGAGTTGTGAGGGCCGTGGTTTGATGCTATGGTCGGGTTGGGGTTACCACCAGTCGCATCTCTTATAATAGTCAATACTGGCTCACTTTTTCACCTGTATTCAGCTTCGTCCCTACTTATGTTTGCGGACATTGTCAATGTCGGTGGCCGCGGCAATGGACTATGGCAAGTGTCCTCTGCCACATCCCTGTCCACCCGCATCACTACGACGCTAGGCCATGCCTCACTATTTATATTCTTTTTGCCCTTTTATTGTGCCTCTGCTTCTGCTATTTATATTTTGTTCATTATTGATCATGAAACATGATTCAACGTGCTCCCTCCTTATAAATTATACATGCAACATGCATATTAGCCTCTATTTCTTTCCTTATATTTCCCCGCTCCCTTATTTCGTTTCAAAATCCTCTTAATTGGCCATTAGCCCACTCTTTCATTCTTTAGCCTCTCTTCCCTTCCATATTTCTCTATCATGATCCCCGAGATTGCTTCGTGATACCCAGAAAATTTAAAGACCTATATAAATTGGGTAGATTGTATTTAGCGAAGCGAGGTGGGACCATTTATCATATGAATCAATCTTGTTTTCTACACACAACATTAGCTAGCCCAGTTGGCTACGACATTGTTTATTggcctggaggttgagttcaattcTGCTCATTGTGAACTATTTTTGAGACGATTTGTTCGGGCCACCTGGATAGTTGGCCCTGATTTGTTCTTTTTTTCGTCTTGCACTGCGGCTATTTCTTTTATTGTTGGAGATGAGTGTACCTGATCTATCAACATGGCGATGTGATTACTGTTACATGGATACTGAAAGTTCTACCATATTCATTATATACCTGCAAAGTTACAGGAAGGAACAAGAATAATAAGCCATATCCATCCAAGACTCAGGGCCTTCGTGGACCGGTGAGGAGATGATCTGCAACTATACTACTGCGAACAACAAAATGCTTGATTATCTCAGATATGGGAGAGTGGATTGAAACAGGTTGCGGGCGATGGCTAAGACGTGTCCTGGCCAGCCTTCCACGTAGCACCATGGCATGGGGGCAGCTGAGGAGACAACGGGAACAGGCTGCTTAAATGGAAAACCAACAAAATCATTTACTTCTGCGCGTAGGTAGAGGAAAGATATTTGGTGGAGAAGATGAAGAGAGAGACCGTCCTTCGGCTGGTGGTGATTCTCTGCTCCTCATCCTTCCACCCTCCCCAGCCCTCTACTTTTAGCATCGCAGGGGTCTTCAGGCTACTCCGCTGCTGCACAAGCCGGCATCCTATTTCTATTCTTTGGTTCCTTCCTCCTCGCTCGCTGGTAGCTAGGATGATTAGCTGGAGCACTGTGATATATATTGAGAAAAGCATTTGGCAGTATTATCATTGTCTTCTCATTTAATTCCCCAGCTACCGGCCTAACACTGAAGGTCGCACTGCAACTACTTGGCTCCAAGTTCAATATGGAAATTGGAAGAAAATTTAGGCTGAACAATTTTTATCAAAAATAAAACCTAGTACAACATAGGATAAGAAATGCCTAGTGCAATCTTAATCATGTGGTTACCATTGTTGATTGTTTGTAGGAAGCTCAAAGGAAGCAATACTGcaacaaaaatctctgaatgcaTTCCAAGCTTCTGTACGGCATATGCCGTTTCAAAGGGCAAACTGTCATTTGTGCACTCGGCTACATCTGATGCCTACGGAATACCCAAGACCATATCTTCTTCAACCATTTCTTCTCCTAGCTCCAGAAGCCTTTCCAATGCGCCCTCAGGTAATACTCAAGTCTGCATTTGATTTTGGTTTCTGAAAATTGTTGGTTACACCTATCAACTGAATACAAACAAAAAAATGTATTAGAGTGTTCTAACTATTTTGTCTACAGCAGAGTGGGCTCATAGAAATGGAACAACGACTGTACTATTGTGCCAGTCATCTCTGTCATCGCAGCCTGATCACGCACTCGCAAATATAAACAGGTCGGCCAACAGGGGAGCTAGCCCTTCAGGTAGTGCTGGCAGCGAGATCTCTTAGCATGCTGATACAACCCTGAAGACAAATTCACACCCAATCACACCAGTAGCGCAGCTCAGCAGCAGCAACAGTGGGGATTCAATTTACAAGAGCTTCCGAGATATCTCTAATCTGCAGGCAGCGGTTTCAGAAACTGCAATAGACCTGAGGCATTCTCATGACCAGGTACCTGTTTCACCCTGGGCTAAAATATTTCATTCTATTGGGTACAAACTTTTTTTCTTCTAAGATAATGGAATAGTTCATCTCTAGGCCTCAGCATCATACGTTGCACACTGCCAAAGCAAAATATCACTACCTGAAAGCTAACATGTTTACCCAAATGAATGTGCAATTTATGATCTTTTTGGCTCAACAGGATGATCTGAAGCTTCAAATTGAGTGAAGGTCAAACTGCGACATCTTCAGAAGCTTCATCCTGTTGTCTGTTGACTCCACCCATAAAGTAAGATATTTATTAACTATCTGAAGTGTTCAGTAACCTACAAGATCTTAACTATTTCTTCTTGAAATCTTGTTGTCAGTTACCCAACAACTTGGGTATCCGGCGTGTCGAGGATGGAATTAAGCTTAGAGAGATTAACCTGACAGAAGAAATAGTGAAGAGATTGGTAAGACAAATGGAAAGAGAAGAAGAGCATGCAGCCGAAAGAGAAGCTCAACCTAAACAAAGCTCTTCTGAAGAGGACAGTAATGATGAGGGGCCATTGTGAGGGTCGAGGCTGTAGGAGAATGACGCCAAGGAAGATGAGCAGGAGCGGAGGTGTGGAGGAAAACGAGCAGGAGTGTCCGCTAGATTTCGAAGCCGCCATCGTCACTGGCAACTGCGAGTAGCTCGTGGTGGAGTCAGTGATCCGGCTGCGGTGGGAACGCCATGGCCGTTGTGGCTACGAGGAGGTCGAGCTGGAACCCCACGGGCTTGGTCTGGATCCAGCCACGGCGGGAATGCAATGGCCTCCCTTGTCGATCTGGGGGAAGAGAAGggaagggagaggaggggaggggagatCACCGGTACGGAGAGGGCAGAGTCCGGCGGCGGTAGGGGAGAGATGTTGCCGGCGCGGGGAGAGCGCAGGCTAACGGGGGGCGGTGTCGCCAGATGCAGCCGGGGTCGAGGGGTAGACAGAAAGGAGCGCGGATTGAGTTCTTATAAATGTAGGGGTTAATTTGTAATAACGAAACGTTTTCTGAGATAGCAACTTAAaaagggactgcgggttgaattcttgaAAATAGAGGGGCTTTTTTGCAAAAGTGacgacgacgtacgaccagaagcactccgtgctttattagtaaaaaataaataagggaaagatacatatatatatatatatatatatatataaagtaacactattctaatcccaggatttttTTTTGATGggaattctaatcccaggattagaatagttattattctgatcacaacacctctataagGGGCCGCGAAGACATTCCCGGATTCCCTGAACGCACGACAAAAAAAACACCCCGACCCGAGCTGCTCGATTCACTAGGCCACGTTCCCCCGATCCCCTGATCCCATTGCCATACGGACCACCCCGCCGCCGCGTGACCTGCCGGGGCCCTCCGCCATCGCGCGGCCTCCTGGAATCCCCGCCGCCGTGCGGCCTCCCGGACCCCCGCCGCCGCTCCTCGACCCTCTTCCCATCTACTTCCGCCAGGACCATGCCTCACCCCGATGCTCCCAGCGCACCGCCGCCAGTTCCTCTCCTCTCCCTGATGATCGGATACGTCGACTGGAGCCATTGCCCATCCATAGATCTGGCCAACTGGACGCCGCTGGCCGCGGATCCGTCCCTAGGGACCGACCCGGACGCCGGCTGCCTCCACCACACGTCGGACCCTGCCTCCACCCTCGTTCCACCAGGTGGATGTCGTCGCCATGCTTGAGGCCGCCGTCAAACTTCCCTGCTCGAGGCTACCGTCCATTACGTTAGTCGAGATCCCGTGCTCAGGGAGCATCTCGTGCTTGCCGGAGGTCACCGACGGCCTGCCCTTTCCTTTTCCCTTCCTACGGTGAGATAGACATGGTCGTCATAACTTTTTCTGTTCTGACGGCCAACCATCGGCCGGCGACCACCTGTGCCGGCGCTGCCTCGGATCCCCATCGTAGCATCTCCCGACCGGGGAGCAGATCCCATCCAGGTCTCCCCCCGTGCTACTGCAGGTCGACTATGCCGTCGCGCGAAGTTCACCGGTCAGAGTTTAGTCTGATTCGTCGCTGGTGCGTCACCTTGGTTAGTCTCCAACGCCTCCCTACATCTCCTCCCTTTTGCGTTGCCACGCCAACCACGGCCGCCCCCGCACCCAATCCTCCTTGGCCACAAATGAAAATCAGAGCTACCCTGACTCTGCGGCCATGCCAGCACCGTTCAAGGTTCTCGGCCCAGCTCCTCACTGATGCAGAGCTTTGAGTTCAGGCCCTTGCACCAAATAAATGTCGTGCACGCTCCTCCAAATATTCCGGCGGCAAGTGTTCCTCATATTCTGGACTTGTGCCCCACCTTCTTCTGGACTTCTGTTGATATATACCTAAATGAATTTGCACTATGATTTTTCAACAGCTTTTGGGTGAAATAATGCTTCCTGTTCACATCAACAAATGCTCCTTGGAGGACTTCTCCATCGACTTGCAGGTTCAGCAATGGACAATGAAGCTGCCCTTGACCATCTCTTGTACAGACTGCATGCAGCGTACAAATACACCTCCCCCGCCCGGCAGCTATGGCGTGCGGCTGCCTAGCACATCGACGCCCCAAGGTACATTTTCTCTCCATCTCGCTCACATGTTGTTCCCTGTTACTATACTATGTTCAGTTATGTATTGTTTTCTATGTTATTTTCTTGTCTGAAGTTCAGAAATACTTGGAGGTGCAAAAAAGTAGTGATATGTTGGTTCATTTCAAAggtccttcaaaaaatggaaaacatGAGTTTTCTTCTCCAAAATGAATCAACACCGTGGAGTTCTAATTCTTCTTGGGTGCTTCTATCGATCCTTGTGTTTCAGGCACCACCATGATGAACCAGGTCGTCATATTTTGCAGAAGCAAATCACACAAAAGATTTTAAGCGGAATGCAGTTTGGAGATAATGGGGAAACGAGGTTCAAAGAGATTTTTTTTGTAGTATCACCAGAAAGCTTTTCCAGTGCACTATACCACATTTATGCTTTTATTTTACACAAACGAGGTTGCTAGAGCTAGTAGATCTTGGGATATGGGCACACACGGAAGAAGACGAAAAGGAGGATTGCGAGTTGGAGATTGCAAGATCGCTGCTCAAAGGACAAGATCATTTTGGTTTTAGAGAACACCTAGTGGGGTAAAAGAGCATCGCTTTGTCCAAAATCCACCGATGAAAGTTTTGCTCTGTATAAAGGTCTGCGTGACAGTAAACTCTTGATTGTTTCTTTATGTTTGAGCATCCGACTTGATTTTCATTTATCGAAATTCCACAGAAAGAAACTGGACGTAATTTATCATTTGttaaaaaatgaataaaagccGAGGCACTACTTTCTCATATGCGAATGAGATTTCATATAAAAAATAGAAAGAAATTGATCTATTCTACAActgtgtatttttttcattttatttatttattttctgaaTGTCAAGAAGTTGTGTTCGAGAAGGTCAAGTTTTAGGGTCAAGTTAAAATATTATTGCCTCATAGTTTCATGTGTTCACAAAGATGTACCACTATTTTTTTTTCCTCTCAAAAAGTGTCTTTTCAGCATACAACAGATCCAAAAACGGGATTATCAACATTTCTAAAAAAAACTCTAAattttcaaatttaaataacgaaactgttcaatatttattacaaaactagGATTTTGCCGTCACTGaaagaataaaccaagaagtccaaattagaaaaatagagaagttcgatatttaaaaaaaactcagattttccttgttactaaagaataaaaatgaCGAAGTTCAacttaaaaaagattaagaaataaaaccaggaagtccatattaaaaatatgaacaagttcgatgattatagaaaactcagattttccatgttattaaaaaatgaaacaagaagttcaacttttaataatagagcgcttcaaaattttgtaaaaaaagattaagaaataaaaccaggaagtccatattaaaaagatggacacgttcgatgattatagaaaactcagattttcctcgttattaaagaatggaaacaagaagtttaaCTTTTAATAATACAGCGCTTCAAAATCTTGTAAaagaagattaagaaataaaacaaggaagtccatattaaaaagatggcaaagttcgatgattatagaaaactcagattttcctcgttattaaagaatggaaacaaagaagctcaaaaataaaataacaagaagttcaacttttaaaaatagggcgcttcaaaatttcataaaaagattaagaaataaaaccaggaagtccaaattaaaaagatggagaagttcgacgattatagaaaactcagattttcctcgttattaaagaatggaaacaagaagttcaacttttaaaaaatagactgcttcaaaatttcatagaaaaaattaagaaataaaacaaggaagtccaaattaaaaagatgcagaagtttgatgattatagaaaactcagatttatctcgttattaaagaatggaaacaagaagatcaaaaataaaataacttctAAAAAAGTTGTTGCtacaagttcaagtgctctgtccggggaagttcaaaaaaaatttgtgagagaggttgaactaaaatacatgacagaagttcaagatgaaaatagctggaagttcaactactacacgaaaTGCATTTCAGATAGGAAaataagaatagaaaacaaaaagcttaaaagattttgttgctagaagttcacgtGCTACTCC encodes:
- the LOC119333820 gene encoding uncharacterized protein LOC119333820, translated to MQSFEFRPLHQINVVHAPPNIPALLGEIMLPVHINKCSLEDFSIDLQVQQWTMKLPLTISCTDCMQRTNTPPPPGSYGVRLPSTSTPQGTTMMNQVVIFCRSKSHKRF